A stretch of Bordetella genomosp. 13 DNA encodes these proteins:
- a CDS encoding sigma-70 family RNA polymerase sigma factor → MPVASNPLSHPQQIETLYADHHGWLQRWLRHKLGDAHHAADLAQDTFVRIMASRDALLGIREPRAYLTSTAKWLLADRARRQAIEQAYLAELAVLADSLPCHPSPDEVLMAVQALEQIGAALDAVSPRMREAFLRHYLDGQTHAAIAADLGVSKRMVQKYLVQVLLQCRALCPALDECRP, encoded by the coding sequence ATCCCGGTGGCCTCCAACCCGCTTTCCCATCCCCAGCAGATCGAAACCCTGTACGCCGACCATCATGGCTGGCTGCAGCGCTGGCTGCGCCACAAGCTCGGCGACGCCCATCATGCCGCCGACTTGGCGCAGGACACGTTCGTGCGCATCATGGCCTCGCGCGATGCCTTGCTGGGCATCCGGGAACCGCGCGCCTACCTGACCTCCACCGCCAAATGGCTGCTCGCCGACCGCGCCCGACGCCAGGCGATCGAACAGGCCTATCTGGCCGAACTGGCGGTGCTGGCCGACTCGCTGCCCTGCCATCCTTCGCCAGACGAGGTGCTGATGGCGGTGCAGGCGCTGGAACAGATAGGCGCCGCTCTCGACGCGGTGTCGCCCCGGATGCGCGAAGCATTCCTGCGCCATTACCTGGATGGGCAGACCCACGCGGCTATCGCTGCGGACCTCGGCGTCTCGAAACGGATGGTGCAGAAGTACCTGGTGCAGGTGCTGCTGCAGTGCCGCGCGCTGTGTCCGGCCCTGGACGAGTGCCGCCCATGA
- a CDS encoding FecR family protein, translating into MTSGMSPPFAAAPPPDALAEQAAQWIVLLTDDDAAERERAHREFDDWKRADPRHAAAAADMEALLGRVRTLRGQAAGSARPVRAALDAARAHAGKRQRARRRNAAFAAVALVLGAALWAALGVPTFAHLTADLRTSTGQWRMQTLPDGSRITLGSDSAVDLRYDSHRREIELLRGDILIEVASDAGRPFLVDTSHGRIRALGTRFVVERGDDATRLGMIESATSVQAAAQRNAGDEAAVRVHAGEQVRITATSVGAVRPVDAEALEEAWRRRQLVVDDRPLSEVLDTLRRHRPGMMRYDRAQIAHIRVSAVLPLDAPDRALALLQASFPALRVRTYTPYLVLVDAPPRAPR; encoded by the coding sequence ATGACGTCCGGCATGTCCCCGCCTTTCGCTGCCGCGCCGCCGCCCGATGCGCTGGCCGAGCAGGCAGCGCAATGGATCGTGCTGCTGACCGACGACGACGCGGCCGAGCGCGAACGCGCACACCGCGAGTTCGACGACTGGAAGCGCGCCGATCCGCGCCATGCCGCGGCGGCGGCGGACATGGAAGCCCTGCTCGGCCGCGTGAGGACCCTGCGCGGCCAGGCCGCGGGCAGCGCCCGCCCGGTCCGCGCGGCCCTGGACGCCGCACGGGCCCATGCCGGCAAGCGCCAGCGCGCCAGGCGCCGCAATGCCGCGTTCGCCGCCGTCGCGCTTGTACTGGGCGCGGCGCTCTGGGCAGCGCTAGGCGTGCCGACCTTCGCCCACCTGACGGCCGACCTGCGCACCTCGACGGGACAGTGGCGCATGCAGACCCTGCCGGACGGCAGCCGCATCACCCTCGGCAGCGACAGCGCCGTCGACCTGCGCTACGACAGTCATCGCCGCGAGATCGAGCTGTTGCGGGGCGACATACTCATCGAGGTGGCCAGCGACGCCGGCCGGCCCTTCCTGGTCGACACATCGCACGGACGCATCCGCGCGCTGGGCACGCGCTTCGTGGTCGAGCGCGGCGACGACGCCACGCGGCTGGGCATGATCGAATCCGCCACCTCGGTGCAGGCGGCCGCCCAGCGCAATGCCGGCGATGAGGCCGCGGTGCGCGTGCACGCCGGCGAGCAGGTGCGTATCACGGCCACCTCGGTCGGCGCCGTGCGTCCCGTCGACGCTGAGGCGCTGGAAGAGGCGTGGCGACGGCGGCAACTGGTGGTCGACGACCGGCCGCTGTCAGAGGTCCTGGACACGTTGCGGCGGCACCGGCCGGGCATGATGCGCTACGACCGCGCCCAGATCGCACACATCCGCGTCAGCGCGGTATTGCCGCTCGACGCCCCGGACCGCGCGCTAGCGCTGCTGCAGGCCAGTTTCCCGGCGCTGCGGGTGCGCACCTACACCCCTTACCTAGTGCTCGTCGACGCCCCGCCACGCGCCCCGCGCTGA
- a CDS encoding TonB-dependent siderophore receptor, which translates to MSFFIAAPNDGRSRPARLSPAALALRAALAAFVPLGSACVAAAHAQAAPGAIEYDIPAGPLASALNRYAQQSGVSIVMDAGRLRGLNTPGLQGRHTVQEGFDQLLRGSGYAASRTGSGYVLRPAPPAAPQAVPTLPAVTTVGSWNSAVGAGYVAEESHAGTKTDTPLIETPQAVTVTTRTELDDRKVQSLTEAIAYTPGVRTEQSGFDPRFDAFTVRGFDMTYNGIYRDGLRLPGSSMSVFKIEPYGVESVTVLRGPSSALYGLGSPGGVVDVTSKRPVDEPFGEVELQTGNYQRKQGQFDIGGRADDSGQWLYRLTGVVRDAGSPNILGRGTDDMTFIAPALTWKPDARTSITLLGEYQKSKTPAALPAYAWTGSADDGSPGVLDDYNEQTQEQYRVGYLAEHRVNDALTVRQNLRYGRANTHVRYTSLGETDEATQTIGRSTGYVHDRMTSFVVDNQVQADFSAAGMRHTVLAGLDYSRLSLDGGIGFGEASPVDASTLEPLGPVNDPPSTYSRYNRSQRQTGLYLQEQARFDRWVLTLTGRHDWSTTITDDLLASSRQKAIDRKFTGRAGLTYVFDNGIAPYASYSTSFSPNLGAGMDGSAFAPTTAKQVEVGVKYAPPGQDGYVAASLFQLTQNHSLVTDPDNPLFQVQTGEVRSRGVELEAALEVVRGLNLRGAYTYLAAVNRAGDEATVGRTLSGTPRHNFSLWADYEFQPDTALAGLGLGFGVRYTGTSWGDAGNTFSNSPHTLADAKISYDLERLDSRFKGWSTQVNARNLFDREYTTCDAGYCYLGSRRTVIASVRYRW; encoded by the coding sequence ATGTCCTTCTTCATTGCCGCGCCGAACGACGGACGCAGCCGTCCGGCGCGCCTGTCGCCGGCCGCCCTGGCGCTGCGCGCCGCCCTGGCCGCCTTCGTTCCGCTGGGATCGGCCTGCGTGGCCGCCGCGCACGCGCAGGCCGCGCCCGGCGCCATCGAATACGACATACCCGCCGGACCGTTGGCTTCCGCGCTGAACCGCTATGCACAGCAATCGGGCGTCTCCATCGTCATGGACGCCGGCCGGCTGCGCGGATTGAACACACCGGGCCTGCAGGGCCGCCATACGGTCCAGGAAGGCTTCGACCAGCTGTTGCGAGGCAGCGGCTACGCCGCCAGCCGCACCGGGTCGGGCTACGTGCTGCGCCCGGCGCCACCGGCCGCGCCGCAGGCCGTGCCGACGCTGCCCGCCGTCACCACGGTAGGCAGTTGGAACAGCGCGGTGGGCGCCGGCTACGTGGCCGAGGAAAGCCACGCCGGCACCAAGACGGACACGCCGCTGATCGAGACGCCGCAGGCCGTCACCGTCACCACGCGGACGGAACTGGACGATCGCAAGGTGCAGTCGCTGACCGAGGCCATCGCCTACACGCCGGGCGTGCGCACCGAGCAAAGCGGCTTCGACCCCCGCTTCGACGCTTTCACGGTCCGCGGCTTCGATATGACCTACAACGGCATCTATCGCGATGGTCTGCGATTGCCCGGCTCGAGCATGTCGGTGTTCAAGATCGAGCCCTATGGCGTGGAAAGCGTCACCGTGCTGCGGGGCCCCAGTTCGGCGCTGTATGGGCTGGGCTCGCCGGGCGGCGTGGTCGACGTCACCTCGAAGCGCCCGGTGGATGAGCCGTTCGGCGAGGTCGAGTTGCAGACCGGCAATTACCAGCGCAAGCAGGGCCAGTTCGACATCGGAGGCCGCGCCGACGACAGCGGCCAGTGGCTGTACCGCCTGACCGGCGTGGTGCGCGATGCCGGCTCGCCCAACATACTGGGTCGCGGCACGGACGACATGACCTTCATCGCCCCGGCCCTGACCTGGAAGCCCGACGCGCGCACCAGCATCACCCTGCTGGGCGAATACCAGAAGTCCAAGACGCCGGCCGCGCTTCCCGCCTATGCCTGGACCGGATCCGCGGACGACGGTTCGCCCGGCGTGCTGGACGACTACAACGAGCAGACGCAGGAGCAGTACCGCGTCGGCTACCTGGCCGAACATCGCGTGAACGACGCGCTTACCGTGCGCCAGAACCTGCGGTACGGCCGCGCCAACACCCACGTGCGCTACACCTCCCTGGGCGAGACTGACGAGGCCACGCAGACCATCGGCCGCTCCACCGGCTACGTCCACGACCGGATGACTTCCTTCGTCGTCGACAACCAGGTCCAGGCGGACTTCTCGGCCGCCGGCATGCGGCACACCGTGCTGGCCGGCCTGGACTATTCGCGCCTGTCGCTGGACGGCGGCATCGGCTTCGGCGAAGCCTCGCCCGTCGACGCGAGCACGCTGGAGCCGCTGGGCCCCGTGAACGATCCGCCGTCGACATACTCGCGCTATAACCGCAGCCAGCGCCAGACCGGCCTGTACCTGCAAGAGCAGGCCAGGTTCGACCGCTGGGTCCTGACGCTTACCGGCCGCCACGACTGGAGCACCACCATCACCGACGACCTGTTGGCGAGCAGCCGGCAGAAGGCCATCGACCGGAAGTTCACCGGACGCGCCGGCCTGACCTACGTGTTCGACAACGGCATCGCGCCGTACGCCAGCTACTCCACCTCGTTCTCGCCCAACCTGGGCGCCGGCATGGACGGCAGCGCTTTCGCGCCCACGACGGCCAAACAGGTGGAGGTGGGTGTCAAGTATGCTCCGCCGGGCCAGGACGGCTACGTGGCCGCGTCGCTCTTCCAGCTGACGCAGAACCACAGCCTCGTCACCGATCCGGACAACCCGCTCTTCCAGGTCCAGACCGGCGAGGTGCGTTCGCGAGGCGTCGAACTGGAAGCCGCCCTCGAGGTGGTCCGCGGACTGAACCTGCGCGGCGCCTATACCTACCTGGCGGCCGTCAACCGCGCGGGCGACGAGGCCACCGTGGGACGTACGCTGTCGGGCACGCCGCGGCACAACTTCTCGCTATGGGCCGACTACGAATTCCAACCCGATACGGCGCTGGCCGGCCTGGGATTGGGATTCGGCGTGCGCTACACCGGCACCAGCTGGGGCGATGCCGGCAACACCTTCAGCAACTCGCCGCACACGCTGGCCGACGCGAAGATCAGCTACGACCTGGAGCGCCTCGACTCGCGCTTCAAGGGCTGGAGCACGCAGGTCAACGCCCGAAACCTGTTCGATCGCGAATACACCACCTGCGACGCGGGCTACTGCTATCTCGGCAGCCGGCGCACGGTGATCGCCAGCGTCCGGTATCGCTGGTAG
- a CDS encoding electron transfer flavoprotein subunit alpha/FixB family protein, translating into MTTLVIAEHDNAQLKGATLNAVAAAAKIGGDVHVLVAGSNARGVADEAARVAGVAKVLLADAPQLAEGLAENVAAQVLAVAASYSHILFPATAAGKNVAPRVAAKLDVAQISDIISVESADTFQRPIYAGNAIATVQSGDSVKVITVRTTAFDGAAAEGGSAAVEAVEAVADSGKSTFVGREVAKSDRPELAGARVVVSGGRGLGSAENFKILDPLADKLGAALGASRAAVDAGYAPNDWQVGQTGKIVAPQLYVAVGISGAIQHLAGMKDSKVIVAINKDPEAPIFGVADYGLVGDLFTVVPELTSAL; encoded by the coding sequence ATGACGACTCTGGTAATTGCCGAACACGATAACGCCCAGCTCAAGGGCGCGACCCTGAACGCCGTGGCCGCCGCCGCGAAGATCGGCGGCGACGTGCACGTCCTGGTCGCCGGCTCCAACGCCCGCGGCGTTGCCGACGAGGCCGCGCGCGTGGCCGGCGTGGCCAAGGTGCTGCTGGCCGACGCGCCGCAACTGGCCGAAGGCCTGGCCGAAAACGTCGCGGCGCAGGTGCTGGCCGTGGCCGCTTCGTACAGCCACATCCTGTTCCCTGCCACCGCCGCGGGCAAGAACGTGGCTCCGCGCGTGGCCGCCAAGCTCGACGTCGCGCAGATCTCCGACATCATCTCGGTCGAATCCGCCGACACGTTCCAGCGTCCCATCTACGCCGGCAACGCCATCGCCACCGTGCAGTCGGGCGACTCGGTCAAGGTCATCACGGTGCGTACCACCGCGTTCGACGGCGCTGCCGCCGAAGGCGGCTCGGCCGCGGTCGAAGCGGTCGAGGCCGTGGCCGACTCGGGCAAGTCGACGTTCGTCGGCCGCGAAGTCGCCAAGAGCGACCGTCCCGAACTGGCCGGCGCGCGGGTAGTGGTCTCGGGCGGACGCGGCCTGGGCAGCGCCGAGAACTTCAAGATCCTGGATCCGCTGGCCGACAAGCTGGGCGCGGCCCTGGGCGCCTCGCGCGCCGCGGTCGACGCGGGCTATGCCCCCAACGACTGGCAGGTCGGCCAGACCGGCAAGATCGTTGCCCCGCAGCTGTACGTGGCAGTGGGTATCTCGGGCGCCATCCAGCACCTGGCCGGCATGAAGGATTCCAAGGTCATCGTGGCCATCAACAAGGATCCCGAAGCCCCGATCTTCGGCGTGGCCGATTATGGGCTCGTCGGCGATCTGTTCACGGTCGTGCCCGAACTGACGTCGGCGCTGTAA
- a CDS encoding electron transfer flavoprotein subunit beta/FixA family protein — protein MKVLVPVKRVVDYNVKVRVKSDQTGVDIANVKMSMNPFDEIAVEEATRLKEKGAAAEVIAVSCGASQAQETLRTAMAIGADRGILVQTDVELQPLAVAKLLKAVVDKEQPQLVILGKQAIDDDANQTGQMLAALLDWPQATFASKVELADGKVTVTREVDGGLETVALTLPAIVTTDLRLNEPRYVTLPNIMKAKKKPLDTVSAQDLGVDPAPRLKTLKVTEPPGRKAGIKVADVAALVDKLKNEAKVV, from the coding sequence ATGAAGGTGCTTGTTCCTGTCAAGCGCGTCGTTGACTACAACGTCAAGGTGCGCGTGAAATCGGACCAGACGGGCGTGGACATCGCGAATGTGAAGATGTCGATGAACCCGTTCGACGAGATCGCGGTCGAGGAGGCGACGCGCCTGAAAGAGAAAGGCGCGGCCGCCGAGGTCATCGCCGTCTCGTGCGGCGCGTCCCAGGCGCAGGAAACCCTGCGCACCGCCATGGCCATCGGCGCCGACCGCGGCATCCTGGTGCAGACCGATGTCGAGCTGCAGCCGCTGGCCGTGGCCAAGCTGCTGAAGGCGGTGGTCGACAAAGAGCAACCCCAGCTGGTCATCCTGGGCAAGCAGGCCATCGACGACGACGCCAACCAGACCGGCCAGATGCTGGCCGCGCTGCTGGACTGGCCGCAGGCCACGTTCGCCAGCAAGGTCGAGCTGGCAGACGGCAAGGTCACGGTCACCCGCGAGGTCGACGGCGGCCTCGAGACGGTGGCCCTGACGCTGCCCGCCATCGTCACCACCGACCTGCGCCTGAACGAGCCGCGCTACGTCACGCTGCCCAACATCATGAAGGCGAAGAAGAAGCCGCTGGACACCGTGTCCGCGCAGGATCTGGGCGTGGACCCCGCGCCGCGCCTGAAGACGCTGAAGGTCACCGAGCCTCCCGGCCGCAAGGCGGGCATCAAGGTCGCTGACGTGGCGGCGCTGGTGGACAAGCTGAAGAACGAAGCGAAGGTGGTGTGA
- a CDS encoding histone deacetylase family protein, translating to METMYLTHPSCRLHEMGGWHPECPERLDAISDQLLASGVMSYLDEREAPEATRADILRVHAEAYLDALQARQPASGYTPIDPDTLMNPHTYQAALRAAGAAVAAVDAVMGGEVPTAFCAVRPPGHHACRARAMGFCFLNNVAIAAAHAMAVHGVQRLAIIDFDVHHGNGTEQAFAGDPRVLMCSFFQHPFYPNSGTENPAANMLNVPVQAYTAGPAVRSIVLDQWLPRLEAHRPELVLISAGFDAHREDDMAQMGLVESDYAWITEQLVQVAERHAQGRIVSTLEGGYNLSALGRSVVAHIRALAKL from the coding sequence ATGGAGACCATGTATCTTACCCACCCGTCTTGCCGCCTGCATGAAATGGGGGGCTGGCATCCCGAATGCCCGGAGAGGCTGGATGCCATTTCCGACCAGCTGCTTGCCAGCGGCGTGATGTCCTACCTGGACGAGCGCGAGGCGCCGGAGGCCACGCGCGCCGACATCCTGCGCGTGCACGCCGAAGCGTATCTCGATGCGCTGCAGGCGCGGCAGCCGGCCAGCGGCTACACGCCCATCGATCCCGACACCCTGATGAACCCGCACACCTATCAGGCCGCCTTGCGCGCGGCGGGCGCGGCGGTGGCGGCGGTGGACGCGGTCATGGGCGGCGAGGTCCCCACCGCGTTCTGCGCGGTGCGCCCGCCCGGCCATCACGCGTGCCGGGCCCGGGCCATGGGCTTCTGCTTCCTGAACAACGTGGCCATCGCGGCCGCGCACGCCATGGCCGTGCACGGCGTCCAGCGGCTGGCCATCATCGATTTCGACGTCCATCACGGCAACGGCACCGAGCAGGCCTTCGCGGGCGATCCGCGGGTGCTGATGTGCAGCTTCTTCCAGCATCCGTTCTATCCCAATTCGGGCACCGAGAACCCCGCCGCCAACATGCTGAACGTGCCGGTGCAGGCCTACACGGCAGGGCCGGCGGTGCGCAGCATCGTGCTGGATCAGTGGCTGCCGCGCCTCGAGGCGCATCGTCCCGAGCTGGTGCTGATCTCGGCAGGTTTCGACGCCCATCGCGAGGACGACATGGCCCAGATGGGTCTGGTCGAGTCGGACTACGCCTGGATCACCGAGCAGCTGGTGCAGGTGGCCGAGCGCCATGCGCAGGGCCGCATCGTCAGCACGCTCGAGGGCGGCTACAACCTTTCGGCGCTGGGTCGCAGCGTCGTCGCGCACATACGCGCCCTGGCAAAGCTGTAG
- the mltB gene encoding lytic murein transglycosylase B produces MFICRRILQLGILAALTGCAASKPPAPLAAVPTAQAAPAPALTPDANGAIRIGPSAPAPEPSSTETPTGQLRPEVAAYARDLAARAGLPLAQVQASLAGSTYNATVARLIAPAPPGRKVWRSWLTYRSRFVEPKRIRWGIDFYQDNQALLERAAQQYGVPAPIIAAIIGVETIYGRNMGSFRVMDALTTLAFDYPQPARPERVQLFRDQLGDFIVLVLQGKLELETRGSYAGAIGMPQFMPGSILRYAVDGDGDGHIDLANSLPDAIMSVGSFLAQHGWQRGAPVFAPVVLPADPSALASGGLQPTQDWPRLQAAGARLGAGANPGAAWLSMPLGVVDLVEEARGTAQYRTGTPNFFALTQYNRSYFYATSVSDLADAIATGVGVSY; encoded by the coding sequence ATGTTCATCTGTAGGCGAATACTGCAACTCGGCATACTCGCGGCCCTGACCGGCTGCGCCGCCTCGAAGCCCCCCGCACCCCTTGCCGCCGTTCCCACGGCCCAGGCGGCCCCCGCCCCGGCCCTCACTCCGGACGCCAACGGCGCCATCCGCATCGGCCCCAGCGCGCCGGCGCCCGAGCCCTCTTCCACCGAAACGCCCACCGGCCAGTTGCGTCCCGAGGTCGCCGCCTATGCCCGCGATCTTGCGGCGCGCGCGGGCCTCCCGCTGGCCCAGGTGCAGGCCAGCCTGGCGGGATCGACCTACAACGCGACCGTGGCCAGGCTGATCGCGCCCGCGCCGCCGGGACGCAAGGTCTGGCGCAGCTGGCTGACCTATCGCTCGCGCTTCGTCGAGCCCAAGCGCATCCGCTGGGGCATCGATTTCTACCAGGACAACCAGGCGCTGCTCGAGCGCGCCGCGCAGCAATATGGCGTGCCGGCGCCCATCATCGCCGCCATCATCGGCGTGGAAACCATCTACGGCCGCAACATGGGCAGCTTCCGCGTCATGGACGCGCTGACCACGCTGGCCTTCGACTATCCGCAGCCCGCCCGGCCCGAGCGCGTGCAGCTGTTCCGCGACCAGTTGGGCGACTTCATCGTCCTGGTGCTGCAAGGCAAGCTGGAACTGGAAACGCGCGGCTCGTACGCCGGCGCCATCGGCATGCCGCAGTTCATGCCGGGCAGCATCCTGCGCTATGCGGTGGACGGCGATGGCGATGGCCACATCGACCTGGCCAACAGCCTGCCCGACGCGATCATGTCGGTGGGCAGTTTCCTGGCCCAGCACGGCTGGCAGCGCGGCGCGCCGGTGTTCGCGCCGGTGGTGCTGCCGGCCGATCCCTCGGCGCTGGCCTCCGGCGGGCTGCAGCCCACGCAGGACTGGCCGCGACTGCAGGCCGCGGGCGCGCGGCTCGGCGCGGGCGCCAACCCGGGCGCGGCCTGGCTGTCCATGCCGCTGGGCGTGGTCGACCTGGTCGAGGAAGCGCGCGGCACCGCGCAGTACCGCACCGGCACGCCCAACTTCTTCGCCTTGACGCAATACAACCGCAGCTATTTCTACGCCACGTCGGTGTCCGACCTGGCGGATGCGATCGCGACGGGAGTCGGCGTTTCGTATTGA
- the cysM gene encoding cysteine synthase CysM, whose product MSEHTYPTIEQTVGNTPLVRLQRIPGNAGQPRGNVILAKLEGNNPAGSVKDRPALSMILRAEQRGEIQPGDTLIEATSGNTGIALAMTAAMRGYRMILIMPDNLSVERRAAMTAYGAQLILTPAAKGGMEYARDLAMEMQSEGKGKVLDQFANPDNPQAHIDGTGPELWRQTDGRITHFVSAMGTTGTIMGVSAYLKSQNPAIQVVGAQPAEGSQIPGIRKWPEAYLPKIFDRSRVDAYESIVQAEAEDMARRLAAQEGIFGGISSAGALIAALRVAQRVENATIVFIVCDRGDRYLSTGVFDPPA is encoded by the coding sequence ATGAGCGAGCACACCTACCCCACTATCGAGCAGACCGTCGGCAACACGCCGCTGGTCCGCCTGCAACGCATCCCCGGCAATGCCGGCCAGCCGCGCGGCAACGTCATCCTGGCCAAACTCGAGGGCAACAACCCGGCCGGCTCGGTGAAAGACCGCCCCGCGCTGTCGATGATCCTGCGCGCCGAGCAGCGCGGCGAGATCCAGCCCGGCGACACGCTGATCGAGGCCACCAGCGGCAACACCGGCATCGCCCTGGCGATGACGGCGGCCATGCGCGGGTATCGCATGATCCTGATCATGCCCGACAACCTGTCGGTCGAGCGCCGCGCGGCCATGACGGCCTACGGGGCTCAGCTGATCCTTACTCCGGCGGCCAAGGGCGGCATGGAATATGCCCGCGACCTGGCGATGGAGATGCAGTCCGAAGGCAAGGGTAAGGTGCTGGACCAGTTCGCCAACCCCGACAATCCGCAGGCTCACATCGACGGCACCGGCCCCGAGCTGTGGCGCCAGACCGATGGGCGCATCACGCACTTCGTCAGCGCCATGGGCACCACGGGCACCATCATGGGCGTGTCCGCGTACCTGAAGTCGCAGAATCCGGCGATCCAGGTGGTGGGCGCCCAGCCCGCCGAAGGCTCGCAGATTCCCGGCATCCGCAAATGGCCCGAGGCCTATCTGCCCAAGATCTTCGATCGCAGCCGCGTGGACGCGTACGAATCCATCGTGCAGGCCGAGGCCGAGGACATGGCGCGCCGCCTGGCTGCCCAGGAAGGCATTTTCGGCGGCATCTCGTCGGCCGGTGCGCTCATTGCCGCGCTGCGCGTGGCGCAGCGGGTCGAGAACGCCACCATCGTGTTCATCGTCTGTGACCGCGGCGACCGCTACCTGTCCACCGGGGTATTCGATCCCCCGGCATGA
- a CDS encoding ComEA family DNA-binding protein — MNPFIHDPVARHRPEPCRFTAQIPLAARRPTRRLLARAVGRLAVAGGLGLAMLPAHALDVNSANAEQLETIRGVGPRMAQIIVQERTRGGRFESMDDLSDRVRGIGPKRVQALQAAGLTVGPGAPAAPDAAPGKPAAAAPANAAAARRPATK; from the coding sequence ATGAATCCCTTCATCCATGATCCCGTTGCGCGGCACCGGCCCGAGCCCTGCCGCTTCACCGCGCAGATTCCCTTGGCCGCTCGCCGTCCGACGCGTCGCTTGCTGGCGCGCGCGGTGGGCAGGCTGGCAGTGGCCGGCGGCCTGGGTTTGGCCATGCTGCCCGCGCACGCGCTGGACGTGAACAGCGCCAATGCCGAGCAACTGGAGACCATACGCGGCGTGGGCCCGCGCATGGCGCAGATCATCGTCCAGGAACGTACGCGAGGCGGACGCTTCGAATCGATGGACGACCTGTCCGACCGGGTGCGCGGCATCGGTCCCAAACGCGTGCAGGCCTTGCAGGCGGCGGGGCTTACCGTGGGGCCAGGCGCGCCGGCCGCGCCCGACGCCGCGCCTGGCAAGCCCGCGGCGGCGGCGCCGGCGAACGCGGCGGCCGCGCGCCGACCCGCGACGAAGTAG
- a CDS encoding MarR family winged helix-turn-helix transcriptional regulator, protein MSKRQASVDPHFPGDPDTGDPLIGARLRYGLEYVERRIGQALADAGYADIHPAHFKVLRFPPPDNERPIDLAARAGMTKQAMNYLLVQLEEMGYVRRVPVKGTPARLISLTDKGWKVAQIQRATVHAIEDEWRQRIGERRFDVFYDVLTELTDAEQQRATGPLPE, encoded by the coding sequence ATGTCCAAACGTCAAGCGTCCGTGGACCCACATTTTCCCGGCGATCCGGATACTGGCGATCCGCTGATCGGTGCAAGGCTGCGCTACGGGCTGGAATATGTGGAGCGGCGCATCGGCCAGGCGCTGGCCGACGCCGGGTATGCCGACATCCATCCCGCGCATTTCAAGGTACTGCGCTTCCCGCCGCCGGACAACGAGCGCCCCATCGATCTGGCTGCGCGCGCCGGCATGACGAAGCAGGCGATGAATTACCTGCTGGTCCAGCTCGAGGAGATGGGTTATGTGCGGCGAGTGCCGGTGAAGGGCACCCCGGCACGGTTGATATCGTTGACCGACAAGGGTTGGAAAGTGGCACAGATCCAGCGCGCCACGGTCCATGCCATCGAAGACGAATGGCGGCAGCGGATCGGCGAACGGCGCTTCGACGTGTTCTATGACGTGCTGACGGAATTGACGGATGCCGAGCAGCAGCGGGCCACCGGGCCGCTGCCGGAGTAA
- a CDS encoding cupin domain-containing protein has product MTITREPEIIIGSISMRFLVDGRHTAGNVAMAEMVVQPQAKVPPPHRHVDVDETMYMLEGTLTYRVNDDVRVLTAGDECFSPRGSVHHFSNPGDVPARALVVFSPANIGPDYFQEVAEVLGAGGPPDMAKMRAVMQRHGLELAA; this is encoded by the coding sequence ATGACTATAACGCGCGAACCCGAGATCATCATCGGATCGATCTCGATGCGCTTCCTCGTCGACGGGCGCCACACCGCGGGCAACGTGGCGATGGCGGAGATGGTGGTGCAGCCGCAGGCCAAAGTGCCGCCGCCGCACCGGCACGTCGACGTGGACGAGACGATGTACATGCTGGAAGGTACCCTGACCTATCGGGTGAACGACGACGTACGCGTGCTGACCGCGGGCGACGAGTGCTTCTCGCCGCGCGGCAGCGTGCATCACTTCTCCAATCCCGGCGACGTGCCGGCGCGCGCGCTCGTGGTGTTCTCGCCCGCCAACATCGGCCCCGATTACTTCCAAGAGGTGGCCGAGGTGCTGGGCGCCGGCGGTCCGCCAGACATGGCGAAGATGCGCGCGGTGATGCAGCGACACGGGTTGGAGCTGGCCGCCTGA